ttAAAACAGTCCAAAATAAGGTAATTAAGAGATTGAGGTTCTAATACAATCTAGTTAAAACTCCCCTCACACACCCTACGTTCCCTTCTCTCCCGCCACCTCGTATAACCGCCAATAACTGTCGTCCTCAGTATTTTACCCTCTCCATTCATAAGAAAGCAGAAAAGCTGAAGCATCTCCTCCTCAACGTTGGACTCTGCAACAATTAATTCCAGTTATATTAATTTGTTCTTACAATTCTAATACCTTTATTGGATGATTTGAAGTGGTTCTATTGGGTTAAGATCAAATGGGGTTTATTCTAAGAGCATCAACAACTACCATTATTGTAACTTGGTTAGCTCTGTTCGATGGATTATTGTTTGTAGTTGTCAATGGTGATTTCAACTACAAAGAGGCTCTCACTAAATCCATTATATTCTTGGAGGCACAGAGGTCAGGGAAGCTTCCTCAAAAATCTAGGCTTCCTTGGAGAGGAGACTCTGCCCTTGAAGATGGCAGCGAACCTAATGTgattaactctctctctctctctctctctctctcttatttagggatgtagatggatcggattcggatcggatgtgatcggagctgGATATTCCCCGGTTGATTACGGATACCTATAAATGGATTCAAATGCGAATCAGattcagattttcgaccatccatttacatctctgccttttGTAACCTGGACCTTCCTCTCCCCCGGATGCAATCCACTCTCAATccatctcttagatcatgattcttttcaacatattctagaactttttgaatcttaaaaaatcctcaaaaccattaattatttaaatttttattattgagtattcggatttttttttcggacggattttaatcggagtattcaaattattttccgaatatctctaaacgaatacaaatgtccctaaacagatgcagattcggattcggattttggttatccatttacatccctactctcatttatatatatattgccaTTAATAATCCTTGATGATGATAAGTTGGAGGTTTCAGGTGGACCTGGTTGGGGGATATTATGATGCAGGAGACAATGTGAAGTATGGTCTTCCAATGGCATTCACAATTACAACACTCTCATGGGCTGCTTCGTTTTATCATCACGAGTTACAAGAAACAGGGGAATTGCAGAATGTTATGGATGCCATCAAGTGGGGAACTGATTATTTCCTTAAAGCTTGTGTCAAACGTAACCATTTATGGGTTCAGGTAATTAATTAGCTAGACTAAAAAAACCAGCATGTatcaaattctagggttttgatagATTCACTTCTAGTAGTTTTTGTTCAATTGTTTTCATTTGGATAAAAGGTTGGAGATCCAGTATTAGATcaccagtgttggatgaggccGGAAAACATGAATACGCCGAGAACTGTGCTGGAGATTGATGAGGAATCGCCTGGATCGGAGATCGCTGCTGAAACTTCCGCAGCATTAGCTGCTTCTTCCATTGCCTTCAAGCGTTTTGATCATATCTATGCTCATCGTCTCCTCAACAAAGCCAAACTGGTATGTTAAAAgtcactgtttttttttttgggggcgaGGGGATAAATATAGTTTTACTAATAAGAACGTGTAGTACTCATAGATTTCAAATTATAAAGTTCAAGAAGCCATGGACTGAAAAAAGGCCAAACAGTACTCCTACATGTCATGGATCATGCTCTGCAAAAGTACATGATTCTGAATAGGATGTCAAATAGATGATGTCATGGATAATAGGAATCACTGTAATTGGCGGATCAGAGTGTTCTCCAATGAGGATGGAGATCAATACTTTGTTATTAGATTTAACAATTAAATGGTCCCAACTATTCTCAATAACTTGAAAGGAGGCCTGATCGAGTCGTCATTGTTTCGCCCATTATAATGGATGAGAACATAGACGGTTCAGATTTCAGAGGCACCATGAAACGGTCTGCCACTATAATCCTTAAAAATAATTCCCAAATACTCCATTATTAGTACAAAAGAGATCGAACAAAGAGCAAATTGTAAGGGGACTCCCAAGACCTTGACAATTCCAACTAAGGAGTTTTATTGTTGCCCGTGGTGAGCTGATAATTCCCAATTTCCACCGGTTCTTGCGATAAACCTACCTCCCTCTAGTTTTTGACTCCCTTTTTTTGGGTGATCTATTATGCAGCTCTTCGAGTTTGCCAAGACACATCATGGAACTTTCGATGGAGAATGCCCATTCTATTGCTCTTATTCAGGCTATAacgtactctctctctctctctctctctctctctctctctctctctctctctttatatatatatatatatatatatatatatatatggggtgCTGTTCTTTGTGTGTGCTGCAGcgtagcctgcgcccaggcacatgggagtggttgcaatgaccactctaccccttgcacaggctgcccatgtgtctgggcgtagacTGCGctacgacacagagaacattctccctatatatatatataggacaTGATGAATTACTAAGTgcaaatgaatgaatgaatgaatggcAGGATGAGCTATTGTGGGCAGCAACATGGCTATACATTGCGACTAGGAAGCCTATGTATTTAGAGTACATACAGGAGGAGTCCATCAGTGCAAGTGTTTCTGAGTTTAGCTGGGATCTCAAATATCCTGGAGCCCAAGTCCTCCTCTCCAAAGTAACCCCCacaatctcaatctctctctctctctctctctctctctctctctctctctctctctctcaatcacaAATTCACAGAGGGTTGGTTTAATTTTTCTTGCAACCATTCATTGTCTTCTTCTGCAGCTCTACTTTGAAGGGGAAAAATCTCTAGAGGATTTCAAGACACAGGCAGACAGTTTTATATGTTCTGTGCTTCCAGAAAGTCCCTACCATCAAGCCTACATTACACCAGGTATGTCTTCTTAAAGATTAGCTTTTAAAGGTGAGTTTTAAGAGTCCGAAGCCGCTCCCCACACCATCTATGGGGGTATGGATCCCACGTGCCAAAGATGGGTCCTACATCCTGTGTATGGTGTGGATGCGGGCGAGAACCATCCCCACATGGGGAGCTTATATCCAACAAGTGGTAACACATGGCAACTCTTGTGTACTTCcgaagatgaaaaaaaaagttcatCTGGTGTGATACGAATAGCCTGATCAAAAGTAACAATCCTACATGAGTAGCTTGATGTGAAAGCTAAGTTCTTAATCTGGATCAAAAtccacccaaaaaccctagaatcgctAGCTCAAACTTGAGATCAAATGATCTAGTCTCAAAATCCCTAAAATCAGCCGCTCTGGAACATCAAGATCGATCACTTGGAATTGGTCGATTCGATCTTGAGCCAATTCGAGCTATGGTTCATGATCTTGGTATCGGTTGGATCGATCGATACGGATTGGGATCGCCCAAACTCAGGtaaatttgacatttttgtctttgttttcttattaaaaaaactaattttttatatttttacccctgtccgtACAGCTGGATCGGTCTTAGCCGAtatcgatccgatccgatacgatacctcaaaccatgattcgAGCttaattaattgaatgtttggaattgatgatgatgaacagGTGGGTTGATTCACATGAGAGATGGAGCCAATACACAATATGTCACAGGTGCTGCTTTGTTGTTCAGCATCTATGGAGATATATTGGCAAAACATAACCAGAAGGTGAATTGTGGGAATCAAGAATTCGACTCCACCCATCTCCTAGCCTTCGCCAAAGCACAGATGGATTATCTGTTAGGGAAGAACCCAAAGGGAAGATCATACATAGTTGGATTCGGAAAAAACCCACCAACCAGAGCACACCACAGAGGTTCTTCTGTGCCGGTGCTTTCGCCCAATGCCGTCATAAGCTGCCCCTTGAGTTTCGTCTTCTACTTCTCTAAAGACGCCCCTAACCCTAACGAACTCACCGGAGCAATTGTTGGTGGACCAGACCGCGACGACAATTTCGTGGATCAACGCTGGGCTTCCGCCATGCTCGAGCCTGCAACTTACATCAACTCTCTCGCCATTGGTGCCCTCGCCAAGCTCTCTGGACCTTTGGCCCACAAAGCTTAGTTAGCGACTCTTTAAAAGGCTgggtttggtatgcattctcagcaataaaaacaactatttttatcagccagctaaaaatacaaaatcaacttaaaatacattccaagaatgtataACAAACGCTGCCTTAATAACAACTCTAATTGATTACTGATGAGATATGACAACCATTGCATCCTCCATATCACTACTTCTTTCATTTCTACAGAATTACAAGtacaaaagaggggaaaaaaggaagTTTGTGAAGATTAGGGGAGagatgaaatttatttttttattttaatcaaatACCAATTGGCTTTTAAGCCTTGAGATTTAGTGAGAACTCATTgtaaggagtttttttttttaattttgtgtaAACAACTCCTTAAATTTTGGGATAACTATTTGTTAATTTAATATCCCCTCTCCAGTCCCCTATGTGACTGATTTTGTAATCTCACGGATTGGCTTCAATGGAAATATTGTTTGTACAAATATAAGCAGAGAACTAACTATACAACTCTCTTATATTTTATTATCTTGTGTACTGGGTacgtctttttttattttttttggatacagatatttttgttatttcaaatttttttttaaaattaggggtaaaaaaatgttttttcaaACAATATATAAGTgttcttattattatatttaggGATGAAACAAGGCCGAGTTAGGCCAGGTTTAtaaaaaccccagcccaaccctgagtcctcttagctcagccCAACCCCAACCTTGCTGGGCTCAACCCAGTTCAGGGTCAGGCTGTACTAATCTGAGTTGGCCCGATATTTACTAGGGTCGGGCTGGCCCTAATTGATCTTGTTTTTTGTCATTTGTGTCCttatatgaaaaaaagaaaaaaaagaaaaaacagataTCATCGATATCAATAATTCCTAAAAGTAATCCTATTAATATATAGTTATATATCATCAAAGTCGGACTGTGCTGGGTTCAGCTTGAGGCTTCAACCCAAGTCTGGCTTAGCCTGGTCCCGGACCAAAAAAtcccagcccaagccctgtttgggctcagggcgaGCTCGGGTGTGCTTGAGTTCACaacatattttttaaatatatgtGTGAAATAACAACATTTTACCAATTTGAAAGAAGAAATGTGTTATactgaaacagaaaaaaaaaaattacaaactatTTGACACCTTAATAGGTGTCTATAAGAAAATCAAGTGGATAAATGATTTAGTTCTTGAATGCTGGATGGAAAAATCATATCTCCAAACACCTTGTCTAGTCATCCTCTTGGTGTTGCAAGGCCCTTATGTATCTTTATGAATCAAgcatttcaaaaataaaaatcagtctttttttttattatttttataaattaggTAGGGCTTTACATGGAGGATCAAAGTAAAGAATGTTTTCTATTGAGCAATAGGCTTGAGTGCCTGACCActaaaaagttcaaatttcaaacaaCCAGCagttttgtaattttgtttaCAAAAATATTTCCGCATGTCTTCTTCACCTAGAAATAAACCAGTTGCCGTATGTTTATTTTATCCTGTTGAAAAGTGATTTGGCAACTCTATTAATTGTTATATGTTTAGGAAATGATATAGATTAATcacttcaaatttcaaactgAGATTCAATTTCCCCTCATGTGTGGATGTTCTATCAGTTgtcctattttttttagggttttttttgcaAATGCTCCCTCAAATTGCCCATAAGTACAAATGCACCCTTGAACTTTTACTATTTCTAAATGCACCCCTATTTTCCAAACTTTGTAATAGTCTAGTCCTCCGTTAGTCTAGGACGTTATGTTCAAATGTCTAACCTTTTTTGTACATGGTTATACCATTCtgcccttgatagggtagaatgaccaaGTTGCCCTCactaaaattattatttttttcatggtaCAATTAGGAGGAATAAGGGGAatattctcctttcttccccaAATACTCGAAACAGAGAGAGAACCCTAGTTAGGGTTCAGCCTTGAAGACAAATGCATGTGGCGACCAAAGCAGATGATCGTCGGTTCCCAAAAATACCGACAAACAACGGCAAGTTACCTAATGGAAGGCTGCATCAAACACCTTGGACCCAACGGACGACCCTGAATCTCATCACAGATCAAGGAAGAAAATCGGGTTTTTAGAAATCATAACTGTGGCAAGCCACGACTCGCGGCGTTGAACCAGGACATAGCTGGCCAAGCCACCGCCCGAAACATCACTCCAATCCCTGGTGACTAACTGCCCGAAAGATCTTGGAAGCAATTTTTTCCCTGGTTTGGTTCCTTTCGAGATCTCCTTGGACTGAAAAATCTCAGCCACTTCAACTTATCGTCAAATCAATTCCAAGGGGAGATTCCCGAGATACAAACCTACAGTGATCGAATGGAAAGTTTTGATGTTTCAAGAAATGGTTTAAATGGAAAGATCCCACCAAGCTTCACGAATTGCAGAAGCCTAAGGATTTTGGATGCAAGGTTTAACCAACTCAATGGGAGTATTCCTGTTGCAATGCAGCAATACAATACAAGGATaactacaactcatcttccccaatcgatttggggaagatgagttgcagtttttttttccttgcaaGGGCATTTAGAAAGAGGAATAAAGAAgtttatcataagggcattatggtcattagattccctgaaacaaACGTCTAACATCCCAGACTAATGGACTGAATTAGAGTGTTacaaagtttggaaagtaggggtgtATTTGAAAATAGTGAAAGTTCAGAGGTGCATTTATACTCATGGATAATTTGAGGggaatatttgaaaaatatccttttttatatatattattttgtcacttgacaAACTTTCTTAGTtaatccttaattttttttaaatatattgtTTTGTCACTTGGCAAAGTCTGATCAGATAGAAACTTGACAGATAAATAAAAGACCTTAAGGTCCACCTATATATTCCAACCCCACCTAAACTACGATGTGGTAATTATTTGAAGGCATGTTGAGCCccactcccttttttttttttcccaacgtGTTGGAGTAGTTTTCAACTTCCAAAGCTTATTTGACATTTTATTTcaacggttttttttttatcaatctGTCAAATGACCAACTAAGGAAGGTGTTGGGCATCTTAGTCCTATCAGTTAAATCTACTCTCctatttatttgatatttttataaaatatctACGCTTTGTATTGCTAAGTGAGTAAGTGGCCTCGGCTTTGTTTGAATTCCTTCAATAAAATCATGAGCTAAGCCATCCAAATTGTCTATATGGCTGCaatattattatatttctttctttaaaacCCTTCCATAAAATCTATCTATGGATAAATAGTTGTGTTTGCATAAGTTGTGACCCAAGCTCATAGTTTAATTTTCCTCCGTTACACAGTTTCAATTTCATGTAAGAACTTCTATAgctcaatttttttattattatttatttatttatttgcatAGTAATTTCACTAGGAATTCAAGAAAAAGGGGTTTCATTTGCACCAATAAAGACAAGGAAATGATGGCATGAGAGACGgagataaaatgaaaaatgaaaggacCTTGGATGCCAAATCACTATACTTTGGGACCTACAATGGAAATTATCCTTCTACTTAGTTGAAGGTGTCTGCTAGTACAAATATGCAACCATTAAGGGCTAGGCTGGTTATTGTCAAATCTCATGATGTAAGAGATGATAAAATatagagaaaaagaacaatgtTTGATTGCACCCTTCTATGCGCAGACACAAGGGgtggtgaaatgatcaccccacctcCATGTTGTGGATGCCTAGGCACACACTCCCATTAGGTCCCACGTTGGCGCAAGGGCCATGCGATCAAAcaacattctctctctttaaaatataatatatttttcattagaAAAAGGTTGTCTAAATGACACTTCTATAGAATTTGataccttcttttaattgtccccTGTCATATTCCAAATGTTCTTAATGTAAGGGtataaaagaattttcaaaaataatttgaaagtggtTTATCAGTATATCATTAGGGAAAAAGTTTCACGTAAGGCCGTGTATGATTGCACGGTCGTGTCTCCCTCTCGCAATAGGGGGTTAAAGTGACTAAATTCTATCCCCCATTTAATGCATTGTAACCCCTCCCCACCTTATGCGACTGTGCATGAAAATCGTCCCCACATAGTTATCAAAATTTATTAttgtcttgcacattttttgattacacatgtgaaatgacaatatttatccTCACTGGGAAAAATTGTGTGTTATACtcaagggcaaaaaagtaagattataaattatttgataccttgaggggtgtcaataagaaaatctttttttttaatttttttttaaaaattgtttagTATAGTTTTATAAACTTAGTGTTAAAAGTTTTTTATATGGGTTTAATTAGTTACTGTGTTAGTTAATTAGTGGGAGTCTACACATAAATCGGTTCGGTTCGTCACACATAGAGATAGGCCAACCCAATCTCACTGTGAAACTGAGATTGAAATTGGGATAGTATTATATATACTGGTCTTGGATCCCTGCAATCTTCGTCTGATTTTTCCCTCTTTCCCCCACAACGAAGAAGCGCGTGAAGTGACGAAAGGTTGTGGAAGACTCAAGTCTAAGTGTGATCGACAGTGCTACATCAAAGGAATTCATTAGCCCAATCATCATCAACATACGTGATGTAAAGTACTTCCAATCCTACACCTAGTTTGTGATTCATGTTCTAGGTTTGTGtaataaaattagggtttcaagttTGAAACCTATATTATTTTCATcaaacaattggtatcagagccagacCATACATACCTTGAATCAGTATATTCATAATAAAGTTTTAGATTGTTAAATATGCTTGTCAAtcttgtttaattaaaaaaaaaattgattaccCACAGCCATGATCATCTACTGAAACCATGGCCGCATGGAGATGATGAAATAGTTTTGCTACTAATAAGGGATTTTTCGGCATGCCTTGTTCTGAGTTTGTCGATGATTTTGGAAGCCTGCAGTGGCCTTTTTTTGCCGTTacaaacaagataaaaaaaaaaaacattaaaaaccaAAATCTAATTTTCTTAAAAGGGGTGGCAGATTGTTCGCTGTACCTTACTTTGGTTTCTGGTTTCATTAGCGACTTGGATGTTAGTAGTGGCATATTTGACTGCTGTAAatcaattttatatataaaaaagatggggggcaaaaaggtaaaacataggattgttttgggattttcgaaCAACAGGGGAGGGGAGGATTATCCAGCCGAAGAGTGCTGGTGACTATCGCTTGAGGTCGACGAACCCTTCTTCTGAGCGGTGGCATGGCTGGTGGTGGGGTGTTAACCGTCTTCGGTTGTTGTCGCGACTTGCAGTTACAAAATTTTCTCAATCATGAAAAGTGGATTGTTAGGTTAGGGATGATAGAAtattctttatttaaaaaaaattttaaaggaaaagaGGTAACATTCAAATGAGTTGACCTAGTTAAAGTGGACCAATCagactggtttaaaccagacaaacCAAAGGTAGATGTAAACCGTTCAAACCGTGTAGAACCATACCGTTCAGTTCGTGTCATTGAGTTGACCCTTCGGTTCGGGTCCTTGGGTCAATCCATTTGTCCGACCCGAGAACCCATTTTTTTGTCCCAACAGGTAGGCCAATGACCCACCAAAATCTGTTCTCTGGCGGCCTCTCCTTCCGGTGGTTGACTGACGTTAACCAGAAcattaagaaagaaaagaagacaaaatCAATGATTCTGTTCCAGAACTATtctgaaacaaaaacaaa
The sequence above is a segment of the Telopea speciosissima isolate NSW1024214 ecotype Mountain lineage chromosome 7, Tspe_v1, whole genome shotgun sequence genome. Coding sequences within it:
- the LOC122668781 gene encoding endoglucanase 16-like, translating into MGFILRASTTTIIVTWLALFDGLLFVVVNGDFNYKEALTKSIIFLEAQRSGKLPQKSRLPWRGDSALEDGSEPNVDLVGGYYDAGDNVKYGLPMAFTITTLSWAASFYHHELQETGELQNVMDAIKWGTDYFLKACVKRNHLWVQVGDPVLDHQCWMRPENMNTPRTVLEIDEESPGSEIAAETSAALAASSIAFKRFDHIYAHRLLNKAKLLFEFAKTHHGTFDGECPFYCSYSGYNDELLWAATWLYIATRKPMYLEYIQEESISASVSEFSWDLKYPGAQVLLSKLYFEGEKSLEDFKTQADSFICSVLPESPYHQAYITPGGLIHMRDGANTQYVTGAALLFSIYGDILAKHNQKVNCGNQEFDSTHLLAFAKAQMDYLLGKNPKGRSYIVGFGKNPPTRAHHRGSSVPVLSPNAVISCPLSFVFYFSKDAPNPNELTGAIVGGPDRDDNFVDQRWASAMLEPATYINSLAIGALAKLSGPLAHKA